The genome window ACCCTGTTATTGTCATATCATTTTTTGAGCTTGGGGAGAGCGGAGCTATAAAACAGTATTATACTTTCCTTAAACAAACGACCCTTAATCCAGAAGAAAAGAAAAAACTAAAGGAAATTATCTTAGATGAGATAGAGCATGAAACATTCTTTGCCCGCCAGATTAATGAAAAAGGAGTTTCAAATATCAGAGATTTTGTTCTGGGAATGAATGATGGACTGGTTGAGATACTTGGGGCAGTTGCAGGTCTATCTGCTGTTTATCTGTATAATCCTGTTATGGTGGGGGTATCTGGTCTAATTGTTGGTTTTGCTGGTGCACTTTCAATGGGAATAGGGGCTTTTATTTCTGTTCGTTCACAGAGACAGGTAAATCAGGCACAAAAAGAACAGATGGAAATTATATTTGATGTTGCACCTGAAAGGGCAGTTGAAGAATACAAAGAAAAACTGATTTCTTCAGGTGTTGTAAAAGAGATAGCCCAAGAAATAGCCAATAAAATCGGACTTAATAAAGAAGCTATATCAAAACTGCTTATTGAAGAAACAGACGAAAATGAAGTCAAATCAGGGTTGTTCACAGGATTTGCCTATCTGTTTGGCGTGTTTTTCCCTGTAATTCCTTACTTTTTCGCACCAAACTCATATATAGCCCTGCCATTTTCAATAATCTTTGCAGGTTTAGCCTTAACAGTTGTGGCAACAGTTATTTCTGTTCTGTCAGGTATCAGTATCAAGAAAAAAATTGCAGAGATGGTAATATCGGCTTTTACAGCAGCCGGAATTGCATATATTTTTGGTTCAATAATGCAGTCTGTATTTGGAATAGAAGTTTAGGAGGAAAGGAATGCCTTACAGTATGACAGGGTTTGGATACTCAATAAAAAATTTTGATGAGTATGAGATAGAAGTTCGTATAAAATCCGTGAATAACAAAGGAATTGATATATCCATAAAAGGCCCCCGTGAAATTCTGTTTTTTGTTGAGCTGGACATCAGGAATACCATAAAAAAATATTTTGAAAGGGGCAGTTTTCAGGTTTATGTAAATATCAAATACACAAAACCCAAAATATTAATGAATATTGAAAATATGAAAACTGCCCTTGAAAGTGTTAATCAGATGCTTTCACAGCTTGGTTTAAAACCTTCTGATGACAAAATATTTGACCTTGTTTCCGGACTTGCATCGGAGCTTGAAGAGGAAGTGGTAGATGAAACACTGAAAAAAAGAATTCTTGAAGTGGTAGAAGAAGCCTGCCAAAAACTAAAAGAAGAAAGGAAAAAAGAAGGAGAAAAGCTCATAGCAGACATACAAAATAGATTATTAATAATAGAAGAAATTGTTGAAAAGATAGAAAAGGAAAAAGATGAAATCATAGAAAAAGCAAAAGAAAAAATAACCGAAAAAGTGAAAGAACTTCTTGGAGAAGAATACTCCGAAAGGGCTTTTATAGAAGCTACATTACTGGCAGAGAAAATGGACATAACAGAGGAAATAGTCCGTCTAAAATCCCATATAAAAAGGTTCAAAGAGCTTATAAAATTAGACCAGCCTGTAGGTAGGAAAATGGATTTCTTATGCCAGGAAATGCACAGGGAAATAAACACACTTGGGAACAAAATGCCTGATTTTTCTCCTTACACAGTAGAGATGAAAACCCAGCTTGAAAAAATCAGACAACAGGTTCAGAATATAGAATAATGAAGAAGATAATACTTTTATTTGTGGCTTTAATACTGGTTTCCTGTGCAAAAACTTACGACCCATTAACAGGTAAAACAACATACACCCTTCTGCCTGAAAGCCAAGAAATCAAAATAGGTCAGATGTATGTCCCTCTGGCCATTGAGCAAAATGATGGCCGATACCCTGATAAAGAGGTTCAGGAATATATTTCCCAATTGGGACAGGAAATAGCAAAACATACACCAAGAAAGCTGAATTATAAGTTTTACGTGGTTAATACAGATGTAATAAATGCCTTTGCCCTCCCAGGAGGATTTATTTTTGTAAACCGAGGCCTTATACTCGCCCTTGACAAAGAAGACCAGCTGGCAGGTGTTCTGGCACACGAACTTGCCCACGTGAATGCACGACACCACGCTAAATTCCTTGAAAAAATGTATGGAATGAATTTACTTATGAACCTGGCAGCAATTTTTGCTTATCAGACCAAATACGGTAATGTTCTCATGCAATTTGGCGGTCTTGGAGCCCAGCTATTGTCATTAAAATGGAGCAGAGACCAGGAAAGTGAAGCAGATAGATATGGGGTTAAGTTTGCTTATGAAGCAGGTTATGACCCACGGGGAATTATAGAAACATTTTATATTTTTAAAAAAATGGACAAAATCCATCAACCAGAATGGTTGTTAACCCACCCCCTCCCAGATACAAGAATAAAACAGGTAAAAAAATTAATATCTCAGCTTGATTTGAATAAACCTCTAAAAGAAGATAGTCCCCGTTTCCATTACATAAAGAATAAATTAGAAAAGACAAAACCTTCTTATGACCTGTATAAAAAGGCCAAAATTAAACTGATAAAGGAAAAACAGATAACAGAGGCTTTAAATCTTGTGAACAAGGCGATAAAACTATATCCCCAAAACAATGCAGCACTTTCTCTGAAAGCACATATATTACTGAAACAAGAAAAATATTCTGAAGCTGTTAAATACGCTGTTAAGGCTGCCCAAATTGATGATATGTTTTTCAGACCTCATTTTTTTGCAGGTTATGGATATTTTAAATTAAAAAAATATAAAGAAAGCATAAAGTATCTTACAAAAGCAAAATCTCTTATACCTGATTTTCCAGATACATACTATTTTTTAGGTAGAGATTATGAAGCTCTTGGAAATATAAATCAGGCTATCAAAAATTATGAAAAGGCTCTTAAACTGACAGATGGAAAAAGAGGCTGGGAAGCAGACGCAAAAAGACGCCTGCAAAGGTTGTTAGGTTATTAAGGATATAGCTGTTCCCCTGTTTCAGGGTCATATATGAATATGGCTTTTACAGGACAGGCCTCTGCTGCTCTGAATATTTCTTCTTCTTCCTCAGGTGTAAGGTCTAAAATAACTTCCTGCCTTTTTACATGCTGAGCTTTTTCCATGACTTCTTCTTTTGGTTTTTCTGGCTCAAGGATTACAGCCTTGTGTCTTTTATCAAGTTCAATATACTTGGTTTCCTCTGCACATGGACCAATTCCTTCGCAGATAGTTCTATCAACAACCACCTTTAATTTACCCATATTTTTCCTCCTTATTATGTTTATCAGTTTTAGATTATAATTGAAATAGGATATTTCTCAAAGGATATAAATCAATGAAAAATATTATATTAGCGTTTATCGGGGGGTTACTGCTTGCACTTTCTTTACCTGGATATTTTATTCCTTTTGCATTTTTAGGGGGATTTTTTATTATTTTTTATCAAGCTTATAATAATTCTTTGAAAAAGGTTATCTTATATTCCCTCATTACAGGGATTTCTTTCAGTATTTTTTCGTTTTACTGGATTACCTATGCTATAAGCTACTATGGAGATGTTAATATTTTTGTGGCAGTTATTTTATTTATTCTGTTTTCTATTTTTTTCTCATTATTTTTGTTTGTCCCCTTTTCAGTATTTTTAAACTGGTTGCGAGATTACAAATATTCCATATTTTTAGCTCCTTTTTTGTGGGTTTTGCTGGAAAATCTAAGGGAGTTTATACCTTTTAGCGGTTTTCCATGGAATTTAATGGGATATTCCCTTTCTTATATAAACCCTATAGCCCAGATAACAGCCTATACAGGTATATATCTTCTTTCTTTTCTGTCTGTATTTTTCTCTGTAGCTGTTTATCTATTCATCCGTGAAAAAAATCTTTTATCTGCATCTTTAGTAGTTTTTAGTATTGCTATATTTGTGGTGATTTATATCTGGGGAGATAACAGAATTAAAAACTTCCAGCCGGAAGGTGTGCAGAAAAAGATAGCTGTCATTCAGGGAAACATAGATGAAAGTGAAAAAAATGACCCTGAAAAAGCACTGGAAATTACGCAAAAATATTTAGGCCTTATGAGAGAAGCTGCCAAACAGGATGTTGACCTGATTGTTTTGTCCGAGTCAGCAATTCCAACATATCCCCTTTTTAAGCCGGAAAGGGCTTTGTATGTGTATTTCAGACATTATTTAAAAAAGATTGGTGTTCCATTGATTTCAGGGTTTGATAATTATTACACGGAAGGTGATAACCTAATTCTTCATAACTCTATATTTTTGTTTGATGAAAAAGCCAATATAGTTGATTATTACAATAAGATTAAACTTGTACCTTTTGGTGAATATGTCCCTTTTCCATTTGGAATTTTCAAACCGTTATTTCCTTATCTACAGGGCTATGATTTCATACCGGGAAAAAAACAAAAAATATTAAAATACAGAGAGTTTAAAATTATTCCTCTTATTTGCTTTGAAGCAATATTTCCTGAGTTTGTGGCATCGTTTTCCCACAAGGGAAACCTGATAATAAATGCAACTAATGATGCATGGTTTGGCAACACAGTAGCACCTTATCAGCATTTTGAAATGGCACGGGTCAGGGCGATAGAAACAGGAAGATATTTTGTCAGGGCTGCCAATACAGGTATTTCTGCTGTTATAACTCCCACAGGAGAAATCAGTTCTTCAATAGGATTATTTAAAGAAGGTATCATTGTGGATAAGGTTTTCCTACTTGAAAATAGAACCTTCTTTAGTCAATATTATTATTATATTCAAATAAGCTATGTGATTATATTTTTATCACTAATTTTTGTGATAAGGAGCCAACTGTGGAAAAGATTAATGAAGAAGTAATATCTATACTGGTTAAACTGACTAAAAGTATCATTGGAGATAAGGCTGTTGAGCTGGTCTTAAATAATTTAGGTGAAAATGTATCAGGTAGGCAGCTGGTCTTTTCTTTTGCCGAAAAAATACAGGATTTATTTGGAGAAAAAGGTGGATTTTCCACAATGAGACAGTTGGGCAGAGAAGTTGCAAAAAGTATGATGGAGCAAAATCCAGAGGATAAATGGGAAGAAGTAATGGAACTAACTTTAAATGAGCTTGGTTTTGCTGAAAGAGTTGAAAGGGAAGAAAATGCTGCTTATATCTGTAAATGTGTTTTTTATGAAATTCTGGATGATAGACACTTAAATCCTATAGAGCACTCGGTATGCTGGGCAGGATGGGGATTTATCGAAGGATTTGCAAAGCAGATGTATGGAGCTAAAGGTGTCCAGTGGACAGAAAGGGATTACGAAAATGAAAAATGTAAATTTGAATATATTAGAGCATAAAAATATCTGAAAAAAATCTCAAAAATTTGACCTTTAAATCTTGCAAAAAAGATTAAACAATCATATAATATTAGCCTCTTATGGAGGGTGTAGCTCAGCTGGCAGAGCACAAGGTTGTGGCCCTTGGGGTCGCGGGTTCAAGTCCCGTCACCCTCCCCTTTTCCTGTAATTGTTTATAATATATAAATGCAGGATTTGTCTGGAGGATTTATTTTTATGAAAAAACTATTTTTATACTTTTCTTTTGTGGTGGCAGCATTCATGCTTGCCGGTTGTAGTGTCAACACCCAGAATGCATTTTCCAAAGAACCTAAAGTTCTTCAACCACTTACGGTAAAATATGGAAACTATGTTTTTCCTGTACCTTCTAATTTTTCACTTAAGCAAGACCTCTCTATGATTTATGAAAATGAGGGTATAGTTAGAGCTTACCTTGTTTATGTGGGAAAGGCATCTACTTCAAAACTGCTTTATTTCTTTGATAAATACATGCCTAAAAATGGCTGGAAAAAAGAGTTATTCGTTGCCGGTGAAGAAACTACGGTGGCATATTCAAGGGATAGACAGCTAATTGTTATTAAAATAAAACAGGGACTTGGTGGAACAGTCCTGAGAATATTGCTGACAGCTAAATAAATCATATATTATAGACCGCACCTGCGGGTGTGGCGGAATTGGCAGACGCGCAGGATTCAGGATCCTGTGGGCGCAAGCCCGTGTGGGTTCGACTCCCACCACCCGCATACATGCGAGCGTGGCGGAACTGGCAGACGCGCGGGACTTAGGATCCCGTGGCCGCAAGGCCGTGGGGGTTCAACTCCCCCCGCTCGCACTTATTCAAATAGTTCTCAAAAGCCAAAAAATATCCATATGAAGTTTTAGATTTATGGCAGGATTTTCCTAAAGGTAAAGAAGACCACCTCAGTTTTTATTGAGGTAGTCCTCATACTATAAAGAAATCAGGATAATTATATAGTCCTTCTATTGTGAACTATTTTGCCTATGAACAGCAGAGATAGTAATATAAGCCATTCTAAGTAAGAATATTTTCCAGTAGTGTTCATATTACAACCTCCTCCACCGCCGCCAGTATCAGTCTGAGGAGTATATGCACTACCTGAGAGTTTAATCTTAATTGTGCTGTACTGGGTGTTTGTTTCTATATTTAGATAATCTGAAAAAGTTCCGTCTTCGCTGGAACTAAAAGATAGTTTGATTTCACATACCTGACCAAAGGTAAATGAGTTTTCAGAGCAGGTATCAGAAGTAATTTTAAATTTGGTATTACTTTCAAGATAGATACTGCCTATATCAAGGTTTCCGTTTCCTGTGCTCTTTATTTTAAAGGAGAACTCTTTTGTTTCACCAGTTTCAGATGAACCTACATCATAATAAAAGTTGGCGTTGTCATCTGTAATGTGTTTATCAAAACAGATTTTGGCAGAACTATCATTTCCTGAAATAGCATTATACGCATTAAGTCTGTTGCAAAAGGCAGAGTATCCTGAAAGGGAGAGTTTATTATCTCCTGAAGCAATAACATTTTTTATCAGGTCTGTATTTGTAGAGGTGTTATCTATAGACCTTAAAAGAGATAAAACTCCTGCAACCTGAGGTGCAGCCTGGGAAGTTCCAACATATCCTGCGTAATCATTAGTATCATCACCATCATTTGTATATTTATACAGATTAAGAATAAGTTGATTATTATTGACTTCTCCTCCTGGAGCGAAAATATTGACTGTGGATATTCCATAGTTTGAAAAAGAGGATATATTGTCATACCTATCTACCGAACCAACACATATAACATTATCAAGGACAACAGAATAATTACAGGGTAAAAAATTATATACATCATTGTTAGATGTATAGTTTCCTGCAGCTGCAACAAAGATTGCTCCTATATCTTGAATAAGGCATTTTTCTGTATCAGGATACTGTGTACAATCTATATTTAAGGTTTCGTCAACAGAGGCAGTATAACCATAACTTCCATTTATTATGGCAATATTGAGCCCTTTATTTTCTTTTAAGGATTTTATGTATTCAAAGCATTCAATCAAGTCGTTTGTGTTTCCGGAACCGTTTGACATGAATTTACACGGGATAATTTTCACATTCCAGTTTATTCCTGCCACCCCTTCCCCATTATTTGTTGTCGCACCTATTATCCCTGCAACATTTGTCCCGTGACCATCATAATCCATTGCACTTCCTTGGCCTGAATAGGCATCAAAACCATAACAATCATCAATATAACCATTATTATCATCATCAGTATTGTTTTCACAACCATCGTCTATCCCATTGTTATTACTATCTATCTCTAATAACTCACCATCATTAATCCAGATATTGTCCTTTATGTCAGGATGGTTATAATCAACTCCTGTGTCAATTACTGCGACATATACCGTATTTAAACCAGTTGTTATATCCCATGCTCTTTCTATATCTATATTCTGCAAATACCACTGCTGTGAATATAAAGGGTCATTAGGAACAGCCTGTGGATAAACCTTATAGTTGGGTATCACATAAGCAACATCAGGGTTTTTTTTCAGTTCTTCTATAAAATCAGAAACTTTTTTGCCTTCAGGCACTTTTACAACAATTCTATTTTTATGTTTTTTTACAATTGCTTGTGAAGATATTGAATAAGGTGTAATTCCCTTTTTTAGAAAGACAATAACTTCCTCACAAAAACCTTGATATAAAAAACCCAGTAAAAAAAGTAATAAAAAAGCCCTTTTCATTGGCAAATCCTCCGTTTAAAATTAAAGGATGAAGCAATTGGTTTTATCATACTCCTTTTTTATTATATCAGTATTACTAACCAAAAAGTTTGCTTTTGCTTATACTTTTCAATTTTCTATACTAATTCTACCTCTTTTATTTTTAGGTGAAAAACAATTAGGTTTAAAGAAGCTTAAAGCTATTATTGCTGGAATATTAAGTTCAATCATTTATTTTCCGTTCATAAATTTTTCAAATCTATATCTCTACACTTTGCCTCAAGCATTTGCAGAAGAAGTGTTTTTTAGAGCTTTTTTACAGAACAAAATTGCAGAAAAAATAAATATACATCTATCTATAATCATTACTTCCCTGTTGTTTGCAATTCCACATATTATCCTTAGACCTGATATCTTTTCTGCACTTACATTTTTTCCGTCTATTTTATTTGGATACCTGTATTACTATACGAAATCTGTCTGGAGCAGTTTTATATTCCATTATTTCTCAAACCTTTTCTTGTGGAGCAATCAAGAGCTCATATTTGATATAATAAAAGTTTGTATTTTCTAAAAAATCTAAGTAAGGAGAGGTAAATGAGCGTTACAGTAGAAGAAAAAGGACTTGTAAGAACTCTTACAATTGAGGAAAAAGGCGACAAAATTAAAAAATTAGTGGATAGCGTTATAAAAGAGTTCCAGAAAAATGTTAATATTCCAGGTTTCAGAAAAGGACATGTTCCTGCATCAGTAATCAAAGCAAGATATAAATCTGCACTTCAAGAAGAAGTTGCAAGAAAGTTTATCGGAGAAAATCTCCAGAAAATTCTTGAAGAACAAAATCTACAACCTGTTTCACAGGATATAACATTTGGGGATATTGAGCTAAAAGGAGATACTCTCAAATTCAAAGTTGCCTTTGAAGTGGCTCCTGAATTTGAACTTAAGCCTTACGAGGGACTGGAAATTGAAACTATAAAACATGAGATAACTGATGAAGATGTTCAAAATTACATAGACAAGCTTAGGGATGAAAATGCAGAATGGGAAGTTGCAGACAAGAAAGTTGAAGAAGGGGATATGATAAAAATCCATTATCATATAACTGCAGACAATGGTGAAGAGGAAGAAGATGAGCTTGAGATAGTTGTTGGAGCAGGGCAGCTCAGACCAGAAATAGAAGAAAAAATAATAGGCAAAAAAGCCGGTGAAGAAGTTGAGGTTGAAGATGTTCCACTTTACAACGAGCAGGGAGAGGAATTCGGTAAGGCTAAAGTTAATGTAAAAATCCTTGAGGTCAAAAAGAAAAAACTACCAAAATTTGATGATGAATTTGTCAAGAAATTAGGTCTTGGGGAAAATGTTGAAGAGGCAAAACAAAAGATAAGAGAACAGATAGAAAATCAGATAAAAATTGCAAAAGAAGCCGAACTGCAGCAAAAAATAATTGATGAGCTTGCTAAACAGTATGACTTTGAAGTTCCATCTTCTCTTGTAAGGGCAGAACTGGAATATCTGGTTCAGGATTATGCAAGACAGCTTGAAAACTACGGAATTAAGCCAAGTCAAGAGATGCTTGCTGCAGCAGCACAGGGACTTGAAGAAACAGCAATCAAAAATGTAAGAGTTATGTTTGTTATAAACAAAATAGCAGAAAAAGAAGGTATAGAAGTTTCTGAGGAAGAAATTAACAAAGAGATTGAAGAAATGGCAAAAGCCTACAATACAACACCTGAACAGGTTAAAAAATACCTTGAAGAAAATAACCTTATGAATAATATTGTTTATTCAATTCTCAGGAAAAAAGTCCTTGACCTTTTAAAAGAAAAAGCAAATATTATCGAAATGACAAAAGAAGAATATGAAGAAAAAGTGAAACAACAGCAACAGGAAGAAAAAGCCGAAGAAACTCAGGAAGAAGCAAAAGAAGAAGCTCCTGAGGAAAAAAAGGAGGAAGTAGATGAGCAAAAATGATTTAGATAGAATTGTAAGCCAGTTAGTTCCAATAGTTATTGAGCAAACCCCAAGGGGTGAAAGGGCTTACGATATATATTCAAGACTTTTAAAAGACAGGATTATCCTGCTTGGATTTCCTATAGATGACCATGTGGCAAACCTTGTGGTTGCACAGCTGTTATTCCTTGAGTCTGAAGACCCAGACAAAGATATCTATATGTATATAAACTCTCCCGGTGGTGTTGTTACTGCTGGACTTGCTATTTATGACACAATGAACTATATCAAGCCAGATGTCTGCACAATCTGTATGGGACAGGCAGCATCAATGGGAGCTTTTCTGCTTTCTGCAGGAACAAAAGGCAAAAGATATGCCCTCCCAAGTTCCAGAATTATGATACACCAGCCACTTGGTGGATTTCAGGGACAGGCTACAGATATTGAGATACATGCAAAAGAGATACTTAGACTGAAAAAAATGCTTAATGAATATCTGGCAAAACATACAGGTCAGAGTGTCAAAAAAATTGAAAGAGATACAGAAAGGGATTATTTTATGTCTGCCTATGAGGCCAAAGAATATGGCCTGATAGACAAAGTAATAGAAAAAAGGTAGGTAAAAGATGAGCGAGCTACATAAATGCTCATTCTGTGGTAAATCACAGGATGAAGTAAAAGTTCTGGTTGCAGGACCAGATAATATCTTTATATGTGATGATTGTATAAGCCAGTGTAATCTGCTTTTGAAAGAAGAACTGGAAAATAAGCCTGTTGAGGAGCTTAAAGAACTTCCCACCCCTGCAGAGATTAAGAAAAAGCTTGATGAGTATGTAATCGGGCAGGAAAGAGCTAAGAAAATACTTTCTGTTGCAGTTTATAACCACTACAAAAGAATTTTTTATCCTGAAAAATACTCAGATGATGATGTTGAGCTTGAAAAAAGTAATATACTCCTGATAGGTCCTACAGGCTCAGGAAAAACTCTCCTTGCCAGAACACTGGCAAAAATACTTAATGTTCCTTTTGCAATTGCAGATGCAACTAACATAACAGAAGCAGGATATGTTGGGGAGGATGTAGAAAGCATACTGGTAAGGCTATTACAGG of Persephonella sp. IF05-L8 contains these proteins:
- the clpP gene encoding ATP-dependent Clp endopeptidase proteolytic subunit ClpP, producing the protein MSKNDLDRIVSQLVPIVIEQTPRGERAYDIYSRLLKDRIILLGFPIDDHVANLVVAQLLFLESEDPDKDIYMYINSPGGVVTAGLAIYDTMNYIKPDVCTICMGQAASMGAFLLSAGTKGKRYALPSSRIMIHQPLGGFQGQATDIEIHAKEILRLKKMLNEYLAKHTGQSVKKIERDTERDYFMSAYEAKEYGLIDKVIEKR
- a CDS encoding ferredoxin, giving the protein MGKLKVVVDRTICEGIGPCAEETKYIELDKRHKAVILEPEKPKEEVMEKAQHVKRQEVILDLTPEEEEEIFRAAEACPVKAIFIYDPETGEQLYP
- a CDS encoding YicC/YloC family endoribonuclease; this translates as MPYSMTGFGYSIKNFDEYEIEVRIKSVNNKGIDISIKGPREILFFVELDIRNTIKKYFERGSFQVYVNIKYTKPKILMNIENMKTALESVNQMLSQLGLKPSDDKIFDLVSGLASELEEEVVDETLKKRILEVVEEACQKLKEERKKEGEKLIADIQNRLLIIEEIVEKIEKEKDEIIEKAKEKITEKVKELLGEEYSERAFIEATLLAEKMDITEEIVRLKSHIKRFKELIKLDQPVGRKMDFLCQEMHREINTLGNKMPDFSPYTVEMKTQLEKIRQQVQNIE
- a CDS encoding VIT1/CCC1 transporter family protein, coding for MDEVKLAQHFYQMEMNDFYTYMEISKVIKKQDIREKIQKIALMEKKHAQFWADFLKKRNATIPEVSVNKFKLLFIKFLSKFINPVIVISFFELGESGAIKQYYTFLKQTTLNPEEKKKLKEIILDEIEHETFFARQINEKGVSNIRDFVLGMNDGLVEILGAVAGLSAVYLYNPVMVGVSGLIVGFAGALSMGIGAFISVRSQRQVNQAQKEQMEIIFDVAPERAVEEYKEKLISSGVVKEIAQEIANKIGLNKEAISKLLIEETDENEVKSGLFTGFAYLFGVFFPVIPYFFAPNSYIALPFSIIFAGLALTVVATVISVLSGISIKKKIAEMVISAFTAAGIAYIFGSIMQSVFGIEV
- a CDS encoding CPBP family intramembrane glutamic endopeptidase encodes the protein MKQLVLSYSFFIISVLLTKKFAFAYTFQFSILILPLLFLGEKQLGLKKLKAIIAGILSSIIYFPFINFSNLYLYTLPQAFAEEVFFRAFLQNKIAEKINIHLSIIITSLLFAIPHIILRPDIFSALTFFPSILFGYLYYYTKSVWSSFIFHYFSNLFLWSNQELIFDIIKVCIF
- a CDS encoding S8 family serine peptidase, producing MKRAFLLLFLLGFLYQGFCEEVIVFLKKGITPYSISSQAIVKKHKNRIVVKVPEGKKVSDFIEELKKNPDVAYVIPNYKVYPQAVPNDPLYSQQWYLQNIDIERAWDITTGLNTVYVAVIDTGVDYNHPDIKDNIWINDGELLEIDSNNNGIDDGCENNTDDDNNGYIDDCYGFDAYSGQGSAMDYDGHGTNVAGIIGATTNNGEGVAGINWNVKIIPCKFMSNGSGNTNDLIECFEYIKSLKENKGLNIAIINGSYGYTASVDETLNIDCTQYPDTEKCLIQDIGAIFVAAAGNYTSNNDVYNFLPCNYSVVLDNVICVGSVDRYDNISSFSNYGISTVNIFAPGGEVNNNQLILNLYKYTNDGDDTNDYAGYVGTSQAAPQVAGVLSLLRSIDNTSTNTDLIKNVIASGDNKLSLSGYSAFCNRLNAYNAISGNDSSAKICFDKHITDDNANFYYDVGSSETGETKEFSFKIKSTGNGNLDIGSIYLESNTKFKITSDTCSENSFTFGQVCEIKLSFSSSEDGTFSDYLNIETNTQYSTIKIKLSGSAYTPQTDTGGGGGGCNMNTTGKYSYLEWLILLSLLFIGKIVHNRRTI
- the lnt gene encoding apolipoprotein N-acyltransferase, whose amino-acid sequence is MKNIILAFIGGLLLALSLPGYFIPFAFLGGFFIIFYQAYNNSLKKVILYSLITGISFSIFSFYWITYAISYYGDVNIFVAVILFILFSIFFSLFLFVPFSVFLNWLRDYKYSIFLAPFLWVLLENLREFIPFSGFPWNLMGYSLSYINPIAQITAYTGIYLLSFLSVFFSVAVYLFIREKNLLSASLVVFSIAIFVVIYIWGDNRIKNFQPEGVQKKIAVIQGNIDESEKNDPEKALEITQKYLGLMREAAKQDVDLIVLSESAIPTYPLFKPERALYVYFRHYLKKIGVPLISGFDNYYTEGDNLILHNSIFLFDEKANIVDYYNKIKLVPFGEYVPFPFGIFKPLFPYLQGYDFIPGKKQKILKYREFKIIPLICFEAIFPEFVASFSHKGNLIINATNDAWFGNTVAPYQHFEMARVRAIETGRYFVRAANTGISAVITPTGEISSSIGLFKEGIIVDKVFLLENRTFFSQYYYYIQISYVIIFLSLIFVIRSQLWKRLMKK
- a CDS encoding M48 family metalloprotease, translating into MKKIILLFVALILVSCAKTYDPLTGKTTYTLLPESQEIKIGQMYVPLAIEQNDGRYPDKEVQEYISQLGQEIAKHTPRKLNYKFYVVNTDVINAFALPGGFIFVNRGLILALDKEDQLAGVLAHELAHVNARHHAKFLEKMYGMNLLMNLAAIFAYQTKYGNVLMQFGGLGAQLLSLKWSRDQESEADRYGVKFAYEAGYDPRGIIETFYIFKKMDKIHQPEWLLTHPLPDTRIKQVKKLISQLDLNKPLKEDSPRFHYIKNKLEKTKPSYDLYKKAKIKLIKEKQITEALNLVNKAIKLYPQNNAALSLKAHILLKQEKYSEAVKYAVKAAQIDDMFFRPHFFAGYGYFKLKKYKESIKYLTKAKSLIPDFPDTYYFLGRDYEALGNINQAIKNYEKALKLTDGKRGWEADAKRRLQRLLGY
- the tig gene encoding trigger factor; the protein is MSVTVEEKGLVRTLTIEEKGDKIKKLVDSVIKEFQKNVNIPGFRKGHVPASVIKARYKSALQEEVARKFIGENLQKILEEQNLQPVSQDITFGDIELKGDTLKFKVAFEVAPEFELKPYEGLEIETIKHEITDEDVQNYIDKLRDENAEWEVADKKVEEGDMIKIHYHITADNGEEEEDELEIVVGAGQLRPEIEEKIIGKKAGEEVEVEDVPLYNEQGEEFGKAKVNVKILEVKKKKLPKFDDEFVKKLGLGENVEEAKQKIREQIENQIKIAKEAELQQKIIDELAKQYDFEVPSSLVRAELEYLVQDYARQLENYGIKPSQEMLAAAAQGLEETAIKNVRVMFVINKIAEKEGIEVSEEEINKEIEEMAKAYNTTPEQVKKYLEENNLMNNIVYSILRKKVLDLLKEKANIIEMTKEEYEEKVKQQQQEEKAEETQEEAKEEAPEEKKEEVDEQK